Proteins co-encoded in one Deltaproteobacteria bacterium genomic window:
- a CDS encoding TIGR03619 family F420-dependent LLM class oxidoreductase translates to MELGLSLFSTELAGPVGDIAREAETLGFESLWFPEHMLIPVHYESRYKRTPDGKVPASFGHLPDPFIAAAMAAQATERLRVATGICILPQREVIATAKAAATLDRHSGGRLIMGVGAGWFPEEAAILGVTSFKRRWQALREGVEALRVLWTREEAEYSGEFVRFPPVRVFPKPLQKPHPPVHLGVHDPRYAPRRVARYADGWCPGDLPVDEAADAVASVRRAAAERGRDPEGIEFSVVLTPAGDFPTVDDMACYRAAGMRRIILRVMEAATGNGVDAVRRLHRFIEQARRIEPR, encoded by the coding sequence ATGGAGTTGGGTCTTTCCCTGTTTTCGACGGAACTGGCGGGTCCCGTGGGCGATATCGCCCGGGAGGCGGAGACGCTGGGCTTCGAGTCCTTGTGGTTCCCCGAGCACATGCTCATCCCGGTCCACTACGAATCGCGTTACAAGCGCACCCCGGACGGCAAGGTGCCCGCGTCCTTCGGACACCTGCCGGATCCCTTCATCGCGGCGGCCATGGCCGCCCAGGCCACCGAACGCCTGCGCGTGGCCACCGGCATCTGCATTCTGCCGCAACGGGAGGTCATCGCCACCGCCAAGGCCGCCGCCACACTGGACCGCCACAGCGGCGGGCGCCTGATCATGGGGGTGGGCGCCGGCTGGTTTCCGGAGGAAGCGGCGATCCTCGGGGTCACTTCGTTCAAACGCCGCTGGCAGGCGCTGCGCGAGGGAGTCGAGGCGTTGCGCGTGCTGTGGACTCGGGAAGAGGCCGAGTACAGCGGGGAGTTCGTGCGCTTCCCCCCGGTGCGGGTCTTCCCCAAGCCGCTCCAGAAGCCGCATCCGCCGGTCCACCTGGGGGTGCACGACCCCCGGTACGCGCCCAGGCGGGTGGCCCGGTACGCCGACGGTTGGTGTCCGGGGGATCTGCCCGTGGACGAGGCCGCGGACGCGGTGGCCAGCGTGCGGCGTGCGGCCGCGGAGCGCGGACGCGATCCGGAGGGGATCGAGTTCTCGGTGGTGCTGACGCCCGCCGGAGATTTCCCCACGGTGGACGACATGGCGTGCTACCGCGCGGCGGGCATGCGGCGCATCATCCTGCGGGTGATGGAGGCGGCCACGGGAAACGGGGTCGACGCAGTGCGGCGACTGCATCGCTTCATCGAACAGGCGCGGCGGATCGAACCTCGCTGA
- a CDS encoding alpha/beta fold hydrolase — protein MPEAPAGTQAFTRALEADDTLIPIGWDDWLDMPPPDDDGAYTVTEVVERYQRNGYDWDMHGSLYTPARERGDRPAFVVFHGGGANETVMDVTPDGRPGLARRLAAQGFTVLTFSYPGLWPPGGEWDKPIGERVPFYLLDVEVDKDELEDRLLKCTFNVVLQGAGQLTDRHLRGRRLVAFGHSTGGPMAAHLTRFTREAEVIGIVGWGSGGPDGWRREWRENTGMESPKPYGLAQISRRTVDAYRRSHYEDLPELTPWGGMEDFFRLTENTRPQIKIGLRDNQHNVFPERLEEYVRITGLPREEYFDHLQDPPAEWLANLRVLLMVGENDHGHWLGGKSLGDKREMYMAGKYAAGGAQVHVGLVPKYTHMGHWALYNEKIVYAWLWAFKTGYMD, from the coding sequence ATGCCCGAAGCACCGGCCGGAACCCAGGCCTTCACCCGTGCCCTGGAGGCCGACGACACCCTCATCCCCATCGGTTGGGACGACTGGCTCGACATGCCGCCGCCCGACGACGACGGCGCGTACACCGTCACCGAGGTGGTGGAGCGCTACCAACGCAACGGCTACGACTGGGACATGCACGGCTCCCTCTACACCCCCGCGCGCGAGCGCGGCGACCGCCCCGCCTTTGTCGTCTTCCACGGCGGCGGCGCCAACGAGACGGTCATGGACGTCACCCCCGACGGGCGTCCCGGCCTGGCGCGCCGGCTGGCCGCCCAGGGCTTCACCGTGCTGACCTTCAGCTACCCGGGCCTCTGGCCTCCGGGCGGCGAGTGGGACAAACCGATCGGCGAGCGGGTGCCGTTCTATCTCCTCGACGTCGAGGTGGACAAGGACGAGCTTGAGGACCGGCTGCTCAAGTGCACCTTCAACGTGGTGCTGCAGGGCGCCGGGCAGCTCACCGACCGCCACCTGCGGGGGCGGCGGCTGGTCGCCTTCGGCCACTCCACCGGCGGCCCCATGGCCGCCCACCTGACCCGCTTCACCCGCGAGGCCGAGGTCATCGGCATCGTCGGCTGGGGCAGCGGCGGACCCGACGGCTGGCGCCGGGAGTGGCGCGAGAACACCGGCATGGAGTCGCCCAAGCCCTACGGCCTTGCACAGATCTCCCGGCGCACCGTGGACGCCTACCGGCGGTCCCACTACGAGGACCTGCCGGAGCTGACGCCCTGGGGCGGCATGGAGGATTTCTTCCGCCTCACCGAGAACACCCGGCCGCAGATCAAGATCGGCCTGCGTGACAACCAGCACAACGTCTTCCCGGAGCGGCTGGAAGAGTACGTCCGGATCACCGGGCTGCCGCGGGAGGAATACTTCGATCACCTGCAGGACCCGCCCGCCGAGTGGCTGGCGAACCTCAGGGTGCTGCTCATGGTGGGCGAGAACGACCACGGCCACTGGCTCGGCGGCAAGAGCCTTGGCGACAAGCGCGAGATGTACATGGCCGGCAAATACGCGGCCGGCGGCGCTCAGGTGCACGTTGGGCTGGTGCCCAAGTACACCCACATGGGCCACTGGGCGCTCTACAACGAAAAAATCGTCTACGCCTGGCTCTGGGCGTTCAAGACCGGCTACATGGACTGA
- a CDS encoding alpha/beta fold hydrolase has translation MPLLPVDDTELYYEVHGQGAPLLFLSETHCDGEVWKIHQVPEFVRDHQVITMDYRGTGQSGKPSMPFTTRMFADDAMALLDHVGADGAVVCGHSMGGRVAQLMALDHPARIKALILASTGAAYPHTKGIPLKIATEMVEWGYEKYVRDHSILVGFTDEFAERHPDRVENYLSVRMANMGPVEFYFRHLLARQGHDTSGRLGDIRCPTLILVGEDDRNVTSDLSHRTSSETLENGIPGARLVVLPGERHSYFFANPDAAHTAMRDFLEHI, from the coding sequence ATGCCCTTGCTGCCCGTCGACGACACCGAACTCTACTACGAGGTCCACGGCCAGGGCGCGCCTTTGCTCTTCCTGAGCGAGACTCACTGCGACGGGGAGGTGTGGAAGATCCATCAGGTGCCTGAATTCGTCCGCGACCACCAGGTCATCACCATGGACTACCGCGGCACGGGCCAGTCCGGAAAGCCGTCCATGCCCTTCACGACCCGGATGTTCGCGGACGACGCCATGGCCCTCCTCGACCACGTCGGCGCGGACGGGGCCGTCGTCTGCGGCCATTCCATGGGCGGCCGGGTTGCCCAACTCATGGCTTTGGACCATCCCGCGAGGATCAAGGCGCTCATCCTGGCGTCTACCGGGGCGGCCTACCCTCACACCAAGGGCATTCCGCTCAAGATCGCGACGGAGATGGTGGAATGGGGGTATGAAAAGTATGTCCGCGACCACTCCATCCTCGTCGGATTCACCGACGAGTTCGCCGAGCGTCACCCGGACCGGGTGGAGAACTACCTGAGCGTGCGCATGGCCAACATGGGGCCGGTGGAGTTCTACTTCCGCCATCTGCTGGCGCGGCAAGGGCACGACACCAGCGGCCGCCTCGGCGACATCCGCTGCCCCACCCTGATCCTGGTCGGCGAAGACGACCGCAACGTCACCAGCGACCTGTCCCATCGGACGTCGTCGGAGACTCTTGAGAACGGCATTCCCGGAGCCCGCCTTGTCGTACTGCCCGGGGAACGCCACAGCTACTTCTTCGCCAATCCGGACGCGGCCCACACCGCGATGCGTGACTTCCTTGAGCACATCTGA
- a CDS encoding response regulator, with translation MPRSVRPRILIADSYSSQQDALSSHLQELSPVIDILGVNEGREALSRTEAQEVHLFLVNAFLKGPLNGFELCRAIRKMGAHQHTPIILILSGALIPEHRRALAAGADLLLHAPVEKQELWRMVVLLLNETARRGKPDSASADEPEMAVIELKPSMRVLH, from the coding sequence ATGCCACGCAGCGTACGACCCAGGATTCTGATCGCGGACAGCTACTCAAGTCAGCAGGACGCGCTGTCAAGCCATTTGCAGGAACTGTCGCCGGTCATCGACATCCTGGGCGTGAACGAGGGCCGCGAGGCGCTGTCCAGGACCGAAGCGCAGGAAGTTCATCTGTTCCTCGTGAACGCCTTCCTCAAGGGCCCGCTCAACGGCTTCGAACTGTGCAGGGCCATTCGGAAGATGGGAGCGCATCAGCACACTCCGATCATCCTGATCCTGTCGGGCGCCCTCATTCCGGAGCATCGGCGGGCACTCGCCGCGGGCGCCGACCTGCTGTTGCACGCGCCGGTGGAAAAGCAGGAGTTGTGGCGCATGGTGGTGCTGTTGCTGAACGAGACCGCACGCCGTGGAAAGCCCGATTCCGCGTCGGCGGACGAACCCGAGATGGCGGTCATCGAGCTCAAGCCTTCCATGCGCGTCCTGCACTGA
- a CDS encoding aldo/keto reductase — protein sequence MEYRQLGSSGLRVSAIGLGTNRFGAPNVRQEQVTAIMDAAVELGVNFIDSSNSYQGGRSEETLGAAMKGRRDRFVVATKFFFPTGDGPNDRGTSRYHLMNAVEDSLRRLQTDHIDVYYIHRWDASTPIEETQRALDDLVRQGKLRYIGASDFASWQLARANVVAEFRGWTAFAVLQSHYHMLEREVEREVLPYCAAHGVGFVPYFPLAGGFLTGKYVQGEKPPPGSRGETQRYVQQYMTEPNYDAVAKLKSWAEARGKGMNELAQCWLLAQPQVCSVISGATKLAQFQDNARVAEWALSSQELAEVDEMLGG from the coding sequence GTGGAATATCGTCAGCTTGGATCTTCGGGTTTGCGGGTGTCGGCCATCGGACTGGGCACCAATCGGTTCGGTGCGCCGAACGTGCGGCAGGAACAGGTAACCGCCATCATGGACGCGGCGGTGGAGTTGGGCGTCAACTTCATCGACAGCTCCAACAGCTACCAGGGCGGACGTTCCGAGGAGACGCTGGGCGCGGCGATGAAGGGCCGGCGGGACCGCTTCGTGGTGGCTACCAAGTTCTTCTTCCCCACCGGTGACGGCCCCAATGACCGCGGCACGTCGCGCTACCACCTCATGAACGCGGTCGAGGACAGCCTCCGGCGTCTTCAGACCGACCACATCGACGTCTACTACATCCACCGTTGGGACGCGTCGACGCCCATCGAGGAGACCCAGCGGGCGCTGGACGACCTGGTCCGCCAGGGGAAGCTCCGTTACATCGGCGCTTCCGATTTCGCGTCATGGCAACTGGCCCGGGCCAACGTCGTGGCCGAGTTCCGCGGCTGGACCGCGTTTGCCGTCCTCCAGTCCCACTACCACATGCTGGAGCGGGAGGTGGAGCGCGAGGTGCTTCCTTATTGCGCCGCCCACGGCGTGGGTTTCGTGCCCTATTTCCCGCTGGCCGGCGGGTTCCTGACGGGCAAGTACGTCCAGGGCGAGAAGCCGCCGCCCGGCTCCCGCGGCGAGACCCAGCGCTACGTGCAGCAGTACATGACCGAGCCCAACTACGATGCCGTGGCCAAGTTGAAGAGCTGGGCGGAAGCCCGTGGCAAGGGGATGAACGAGTTGGCGCAGTGCTGGCTGCTGGCGCAGCCGCAGGTGTGCTCGGTGATCTCCGGCGCGACCAAGCTGGCACAGTTCCAGGACAATGCAAGGGTCGCGGAATGGGCGCTCTCGTCCCAGGAACTCGCGGAGGTCGATGAAATGCTCGGTGGGTGA
- a CDS encoding SDR family NAD(P)-dependent oxidoreductase: MQWDMERDSAFVTGGGSGIGQAIALKLGEQKVRVAVADVDGGKAEDTAARITAGGGTALPLTLDVTRSDQVNAAIAKTHSEFGGLAYLMNVAGISQQKPVHEISDADWARMIDVHLNGTFYCIRAALPLMMEAKFGAIASLSSMHGLKGQEWASHYSAAKAGIAALTKAVAREVSEYGIRINALAPGPIDTPMWRRGLTGEALERRKSERSKMVPLGRLGEPSEVADLAVFLLSPASSYMTGQIVGVNGGELMP; encoded by the coding sequence ATGCAGTGGGACATGGAACGCGACAGCGCATTCGTGACGGGCGGCGGCAGCGGCATCGGCCAGGCCATCGCGCTCAAGCTCGGCGAGCAGAAGGTGCGGGTGGCCGTCGCCGACGTGGACGGCGGCAAGGCCGAGGACACCGCCGCGCGCATCACCGCCGGGGGCGGCACCGCCCTGCCCTTGACCCTGGACGTTACCCGCTCGGATCAGGTCAACGCCGCCATCGCCAAGACCCACTCCGAATTCGGCGGCCTGGCGTACCTGATGAACGTGGCCGGCATTTCGCAACAGAAGCCCGTGCACGAAATCAGCGACGCCGACTGGGCGCGCATGATCGACGTGCACCTGAACGGGACCTTCTACTGCATTCGCGCGGCCCTGCCGTTGATGATGGAAGCGAAGTTCGGCGCCATCGCGAGCCTGTCGTCCATGCACGGGCTCAAGGGCCAGGAATGGGCGTCCCACTATTCCGCCGCCAAGGCGGGAATCGCGGCCCTCACCAAGGCCGTGGCGCGGGAGGTGTCGGAGTACGGTATCCGCATCAACGCCCTGGCTCCCGGGCCCATCGACACGCCCATGTGGCGCCGCGGCCTCACCGGGGAAGCCCTGGAGCGGCGCAAGTCGGAACGTTCCAAGATGGTGCCCTTGGGGCGGCTGGGCGAGCCGAGCGAGGTGGCGGACCTGGCGGTTTTCCTGCTGAGCCCGGCCAGCAGCTACATGACCGGACAGATCGTGGGCGTGAACGGCGGTGAGCTGATGCCCTGA
- a CDS encoding PA0069 family radical SAM protein, whose translation MTSQTKTGAGGRGTSDNPRNRFEPIAFVPDDSPGGPPTTLLRDTSRSIIAYNDSPDVGFDASVNPYRGCEHGCIYCYARPTHEYLGFSAGLDFESRILVKERAAELLRKELSSSRWKPQVVAMCGVTDPYQPVERRLELTRGCLEVLAAFRNPAAVVTKNHLVTRDVDVLGELAARDAAVVFLSVTTLDRDLCGRMEPRASQPHLRLNAIRTLRQAGIPVGVIVAPVIPALTDHELPAILEAVAEAGATSAGYSLVRLPFGVKDLFERWLEENYPDRKEKVLNRIRGIRGGKLNDAGFGTRMKGQGIFAEQVEALFDGACRKLGLSRRSWSLSTASFRRPTAQLGLFDGD comes from the coding sequence ATGACGAGCCAAACCAAGACCGGCGCCGGCGGCCGCGGGACCAGCGACAATCCCCGGAACCGTTTCGAGCCCATCGCCTTCGTCCCGGACGATTCGCCCGGCGGGCCGCCGACAACACTTCTCAGGGATACCTCCCGGTCCATCATCGCGTACAATGACAGCCCGGACGTGGGCTTCGACGCCAGCGTCAACCCGTACCGCGGGTGCGAGCACGGCTGCATCTACTGTTACGCGCGGCCCACGCACGAGTACCTGGGTTTCTCGGCCGGCCTGGACTTCGAATCCAGGATTCTGGTGAAGGAGCGCGCCGCGGAGCTCCTGCGGAAGGAACTGTCCTCGAGCCGGTGGAAGCCCCAGGTGGTGGCCATGTGCGGCGTGACCGATCCCTATCAGCCCGTGGAGCGGCGGCTGGAGTTGACCCGCGGCTGCCTCGAGGTGCTGGCCGCGTTCCGAAATCCGGCGGCTGTGGTCACCAAGAACCATCTGGTGACTCGGGACGTGGACGTGCTCGGGGAATTGGCGGCGCGCGACGCCGCGGTCGTATTCCTTTCGGTGACGACGCTGGACCGGGACCTCTGCGGACGCATGGAGCCGCGCGCCTCCCAACCCCATCTTCGTCTGAACGCCATCCGGACCCTCAGGCAGGCGGGCATTCCCGTGGGCGTCATCGTGGCGCCGGTGATTCCGGCCCTCACCGACCATGAGCTGCCGGCGATCCTGGAGGCCGTCGCCGAAGCCGGGGCCACCAGCGCCGGTTACTCGCTGGTGCGCCTGCCCTTCGGCGTCAAGGACCTGTTCGAGCGCTGGCTGGAGGAGAATTATCCCGACCGCAAGGAAAAGGTGCTGAACCGCATCCGCGGGATTCGCGGCGGCAAGCTCAACGACGCGGGCTTCGGGACCCGCATGAAGGGGCAAGGGATCTTCGCCGAGCAGGTCGAGGCGCTGTTTGACGGCGCGTGCCGCAAGCTGGGCCTGTCGCGCAGAAGCTGGAGCCTGTCCACGGCTTCGTTCCGGCGCCCGACCGCTCAGCTCGGACTCTTCGACGGCGACTGA